A window from uncultured Anaeromusa sp. encodes these proteins:
- a CDS encoding GNAT family N-acetyltransferase, with translation MLQAISLKQEEQWKRTVRRFSKWDIYYLPEYVKAFQIHGDGEPTLLFYESPSVQVLNVVMKRDIADDLRFQGEVPVKTYYDLVTPYGYGGGLIEGEKNGDTLKKYKESYEAYCASQGIVSEFVRFHPLLKNAWDLDGLYQIQSLGATVAMNLQSPEQIWTDFSSANRNKIRKAQKNDVAVYWGRSASLLWEFQHMYNNTMDKDKATSYYYFEDEFYKSILEDLKYHFLVFYALCQGQIAAMSLILFANQHLHYHLSASNPAFNFAAPTNILLYEIALWGVENGCRIFHLGGGLGSSKDDLYKFKKAFNRQADLEFAVGRRIFSPACFNALVEIRKKREADFDANAAFFPLYRA, from the coding sequence ATGTTGCAAGCTATATCACTCAAGCAGGAAGAGCAGTGGAAAAGAACGGTGCGACGTTTTTCCAAATGGGATATATATTATTTGCCTGAATATGTAAAAGCCTTTCAGATTCACGGCGATGGCGAACCTACGCTTCTTTTTTATGAAAGTCCTTCCGTTCAGGTGCTGAATGTAGTGATGAAGCGAGATATTGCAGATGATTTGCGATTTCAGGGGGAAGTTCCCGTCAAGACATATTATGACCTAGTAACTCCGTATGGCTATGGCGGCGGACTTATTGAAGGAGAAAAAAATGGAGACACTTTAAAAAAATATAAAGAAAGCTACGAAGCCTATTGTGCTAGTCAGGGCATTGTCAGTGAGTTTGTGCGCTTTCATCCGCTATTGAAAAACGCCTGGGACCTGGATGGCCTTTATCAAATTCAGTCGTTAGGCGCAACAGTGGCTATGAATTTACAGTCTCCCGAACAAATCTGGACTGATTTTTCCAGTGCGAATCGCAATAAAATTCGCAAAGCCCAAAAAAACGATGTGGCCGTTTACTGGGGGCGCAGTGCGAGTCTGCTGTGGGAGTTTCAGCATATGTACAATAATACGATGGATAAAGATAAGGCGACATCGTACTATTATTTTGAAGATGAGTTTTACAAGAGCATTCTGGAAGACTTGAAATATCATTTTTTGGTTTTCTATGCACTTTGCCAAGGTCAAATTGCAGCTATGTCCTTAATTCTTTTTGCTAACCAGCATCTGCATTATCACCTGTCGGCATCAAATCCTGCATTTAATTTTGCGGCTCCTACGAATATTCTTCTTTATGAGATCGCTCTTTGGGGAGTGGAAAATGGTTGCCGTATTTTTCATTTGGGAGGCGGCCTGGGAAGTAGCAAAGATGACTTGTACAAATTTAAAAAAGCATTTAATCGTCAAGCAGATTTGGAATTTGCAGTAGGAAGACGAATTTTTTCGCCAGCATGCTTTAATGCGCTAGTGGAAATACGCAAAAAACGTGAGGCGGACTTTGATGCTAACGCTGCTTTTTTTCCTTTATATCGTGCTTGA
- a CDS encoding beta-1,6-N-acetylglucosaminyltransferase: MNIAYCIICHRNTPILRTSIQLLSPKNTVYLHVDLKSNLEEFKEYHDKVIFIKQRIDVRWARFSQIECTLALLNEIENTSYHYMCLLSGDDLPLQSNAAIKAFFHKHNGTEFLGIQPDFDSKALISRVQYLHSEFDSKRNKTFWEHCFWGFKRNFLGHKKKPLFSKLPPLHKGPQWFCLSHDACTYILRYLKENPWYMEAFRFSHCSDEVFFHTLLMNSSFKDRLYKHNELSDDNAKALRYIDWRSGPDYPKVLTENDLTTIPDSNFLFARKFSEHTNLKVYYEWLKSRS; encoded by the coding sequence ATGAACATTGCTTACTGCATTATCTGCCATCGCAATACACCTATCTTGCGAACGTCCATTCAGCTTCTTAGCCCCAAAAACACCGTTTATCTCCATGTCGATCTCAAGTCTAATTTAGAGGAATTCAAAGAATATCACGATAAAGTTATTTTTATTAAACAACGCATCGACGTGCGTTGGGCACGTTTTTCTCAAATCGAGTGTACCCTTGCCTTACTAAACGAAATCGAAAATACATCTTACCACTACATGTGCTTATTATCCGGAGATGATCTGCCGCTCCAAAGCAATGCTGCCATTAAAGCTTTTTTTCACAAGCACAACGGCACCGAATTTTTAGGCATCCAACCAGATTTTGATTCAAAAGCATTAATTAGTCGAGTTCAATATCTTCATAGCGAATTCGATTCTAAACGAAATAAAACATTCTGGGAGCATTGCTTCTGGGGTTTCAAGAGGAATTTTTTAGGGCACAAAAAAAAACCCCTATTCTCCAAACTTCCCCCGCTCCACAAAGGGCCACAATGGTTTTGTCTCAGCCATGACGCCTGTACTTATATTTTACGTTATTTGAAGGAAAACCCTTGGTATATGGAGGCTTTTCGCTTTTCTCATTGCAGTGATGAAGTTTTCTTTCATACATTGCTTATGAATTCCAGTTTCAAAGACCGCCTTTATAAACACAATGAGCTTAGCGATGATAACGCCAAAGCGCTTCGCTATATTGACTGGCGAAGCGGCCCCGACTATCCCAAGGTACTAACAGAAAATGACTTAACAACGATTCCTGATTCTAATTTTCTCTTCGCGCGAAAATTCAGCGAGCACACGAATTTGAAAGTATATTATGAATGGCTGAAAAGCAGAAGTTAA
- a CDS encoding aminotransferase class I/II-fold pyridoxal phosphate-dependent enzyme, with the protein MVKQNKRVYLSSPHMSGGEKRYIEEAFATNWIAPLGPHVDAFEREVASFCHSAGAVAVSSGTAAIHLALKLAGVGPGDEVLCSTLTFIASVNPILYQGAIPVFVDSDQTSWNMSPEALKLALEKRTAAGKLPKAAVVVNLYGQSAEYSEIKYLCDEYGVLLIEDAAESMGATYQGQPSGTFGKFGIFSFNGNKIITTSGGGMLISDDLEALTKARFYATQAREPRGFYHHQEIGYNYRMSNILAGIGRGQLKVLPKRVAARRAVYERYAEAFSKTVGLEFMPELPEGVSTRWLTALTVDEKLTGIKPDQIIAALEEENIEARRIWKPMHLQPLFEAYDYFSNADDGSSVADVLFRDGICLPSGSNMTLAEQLRTIEVVRECLHKA; encoded by the coding sequence GTGGTTAAGCAAAACAAGAGAGTATACTTGTCCTCGCCGCATATGAGCGGTGGGGAAAAACGGTATATTGAAGAGGCATTTGCTACAAATTGGATTGCGCCCTTGGGACCGCATGTAGATGCGTTTGAACGAGAGGTAGCCTCGTTTTGTCATTCCGCCGGCGCCGTAGCGGTATCTTCGGGTACAGCGGCTATTCATTTGGCGTTAAAATTAGCAGGCGTGGGTCCGGGAGATGAGGTTTTATGTTCTACGCTTACTTTTATTGCCAGTGTTAATCCTATTTTGTATCAAGGTGCGATTCCTGTGTTTGTTGATTCAGACCAAACTTCATGGAATATGTCTCCAGAGGCCTTAAAGCTTGCTTTGGAGAAGCGTACTGCGGCTGGGAAGTTGCCTAAAGCAGCAGTTGTTGTCAATTTGTATGGTCAAAGCGCCGAGTACAGTGAAATTAAGTATTTATGCGATGAGTATGGCGTACTTTTAATAGAAGACGCCGCTGAATCCATGGGCGCAACATATCAAGGTCAGCCTAGTGGCACCTTTGGTAAGTTTGGCATTTTTTCGTTTAATGGAAATAAAATTATTACTACTTCCGGCGGTGGCATGTTGATATCGGATGACTTGGAAGCATTGACGAAAGCTCGCTTTTATGCAACTCAGGCGAGGGAGCCGCGTGGTTTCTATCATCATCAGGAAATAGGCTACAATTACCGTATGAGTAATATTCTAGCTGGGATTGGACGAGGTCAATTGAAAGTATTGCCAAAACGTGTGGCAGCGCGTCGTGCGGTATATGAACGCTATGCAGAAGCGTTTTCTAAAACAGTTGGGCTTGAATTTATGCCTGAACTTCCAGAGGGCGTTTCCACACGCTGGCTTACAGCGTTGACAGTAGATGAAAAATTGACAGGAATCAAGCCGGACCAGATTATCGCAGCCCTGGAAGAGGAGAATATTGAAGCTCGCCGTATTTGGAAACCGATGCACTTGCAGCCATTGTTCGAAGCATATGATTACTTTTCCAATGCGGATGATGGGAGCAGTGTGGCGGATGTATTGTTTCGTGATGGAATTTGCTTGCCTTCAGGCTCAAATATGACTCTTGCGGAGCAATTGCGAACGATAGAGGTAGTACGGGAGTGTTTGCATAAAGCATAA
- a CDS encoding glycosyltransferase family 4 protein, with product MKRHVLFVASVATHIWNFHMPYLDYFQKEGFTVHIACQLNCRKELFEEKDILVHEIPLTRSAFALKNIWQAGNLLKRIFQQYNFALIHVHTPIISFLTRMVAVFASGAPILYTAHGFHFYKGAPWLNWLIYFPAEFIARFWTSALIVINREDYRNAIELLWYRNVFLVEGVGVDLREWKDTAIPKTNFLQREVRGCVFCCVAEMIPRKNHGVLLAAWEELQKRGVAGELWLLGDGEMEVALQEYVQERNLSDVYFWGYRQDVREFVESSDVLILVSLQEGLPRAIMEAMALGKPIIASDIRGNHDLVRHEHTGLLVSVNDPLSLADAMQKLAEKSELRCQMGKEGRAAIQPYALEPVLEKMKKIYQRFL from the coding sequence ATGAAGCGCCATGTTTTGTTTGTTGCGTCGGTTGCAACGCACATTTGGAATTTCCATATGCCGTACTTGGATTATTTTCAAAAAGAGGGCTTTACTGTTCATATTGCTTGTCAACTAAACTGTCGTAAGGAACTTTTTGAAGAGAAAGATATTTTGGTGCATGAAATACCTTTAACGCGAAGCGCGTTTGCCCTTAAGAATATTTGGCAGGCGGGAAATTTACTAAAAAGAATTTTTCAACAGTACAACTTTGCATTGATTCATGTGCATACGCCGATCATATCTTTTTTAACGAGAATGGTGGCGGTTTTTGCCTCTGGAGCGCCTATCCTATATACGGCTCATGGTTTTCATTTTTACAAAGGCGCTCCTTGGTTAAACTGGTTAATTTATTTTCCGGCGGAATTTATTGCGCGATTTTGGACTAGTGCGCTCATCGTCATCAATCGTGAAGATTATCGTAACGCCATAGAGTTGCTTTGGTATCGGAATGTTTTTTTAGTAGAAGGAGTAGGCGTAGACCTGCGTGAATGGAAGGACACAGCAATCCCAAAGACAAACTTTCTGCAACGAGAAGTGCGTGGGTGTGTTTTTTGCTGTGTAGCGGAAATGATTCCCAGGAAAAACCATGGCGTACTTCTTGCGGCTTGGGAAGAACTACAGAAGCGAGGCGTGGCTGGAGAACTTTGGCTGCTGGGGGATGGAGAAATGGAGGTGGCCCTACAGGAATATGTGCAAGAAAGAAATTTGTCCGATGTTTATTTCTGGGGCTATCGTCAAGACGTGCGTGAATTTGTAGAATCTAGTGATGTTTTGATACTGGTTTCCCTGCAGGAAGGTCTACCGCGGGCGATTATGGAAGCTATGGCTCTTGGTAAACCGATTATTGCTTCTGATATTAGAGGAAATCATGATTTGGTCCGGCATGAGCATACGGGCTTGCTTGTTTCAGTGAATGATCCGCTTTCCTTGGCGGATGCCATGCAGAAGTTGGCAGAAAAATCGGAGCTTCGCTGTCAAATGGGGAAAGAAGGCAGGGCGGCGATTCAGCCTTATGCATTGGAACCTGTACTGGAAAAAATGAAAAAGATTTATCAACGATTTTTGTAG